A single genomic interval of Nonomuraea rubra harbors:
- a CDS encoding FAD-dependent oxidoreductase, whose amino-acid sequence MSPPTEQHDVLIYGATLAGIMAALRLRLRGLSSLILEPTGHAGGIVAGGLVKSDPPNVIEALAGLTRDRFFRGIGHEYGAAEPRYRFEPKVAERVARRLLAEAGAQVVTGARIHGPADVETRGRRIQAVLGRRARFFIDASYEGDLMAAAGVPYTYGREPRSRYDEPFAGVLPHRALRRSEFAPNAGYPVGPPPAEPPGEGDAKTQAYNFRGVLSKAADRLPFPRPDGYDPALYGLLGQLITRRGITGLSDIVTHTALLPPGDKYQTNQALFIGFDLPGASWDYPDGTWARREEVIAEHVRWHQGMLYWLANDPSLPESFRADTRTFGLPADEFADSPYGAGFPHALYVREGRRLIGQYVLTQHDLRIPGNTKATPVCCWKYGIDCHIVQLYPEGEHTIAGEGPPSGTEYNEPADLYQIPAECLFPARGGIENVAVPVCFSASHVACLSARMEPNYGMLGEAAGELAAQSLRTGRAVQDYRYPDLAAALEEHGSVLSLPGLEPAP is encoded by the coding sequence ATGAGCCCGCCCACGGAGCAGCACGACGTTCTCATCTACGGCGCGACGCTCGCCGGCATCATGGCCGCGCTGCGGCTGCGCCTGCGCGGCCTGAGCAGCCTGATCCTGGAGCCGACCGGGCACGCCGGGGGCATCGTCGCCGGCGGGCTGGTCAAGAGCGACCCGCCGAACGTCATCGAGGCCCTGGCCGGGCTCACCCGCGACCGCTTCTTCCGCGGCATCGGCCACGAGTACGGCGCCGCGGAGCCTCGCTACCGCTTCGAGCCCAAGGTCGCCGAGCGGGTCGCCCGGCGGCTGCTCGCCGAGGCGGGGGCGCAGGTGGTGACCGGCGCCCGCATCCACGGCCCGGCCGACGTCGAGACGCGGGGCCGCCGCATCCAGGCGGTGCTCGGCCGGCGGGCCCGCTTCTTCATCGACGCCTCCTACGAGGGCGACCTCATGGCGGCGGCCGGCGTGCCGTACACGTACGGGCGGGAACCGCGCTCCCGCTACGACGAGCCGTTCGCCGGCGTGCTGCCGCACCGGGCGCTGCGCCGCAGCGAGTTCGCGCCCAACGCCGGCTACCCGGTCGGCCCGCCCCCGGCCGAGCCGCCGGGCGAGGGCGACGCCAAGACGCAGGCGTACAACTTCCGCGGCGTGTTGTCCAAGGCCGCCGACCGGCTGCCCTTCCCCAGGCCCGACGGGTACGACCCGGCCCTGTACGGCCTGCTCGGCCAGCTCATCACCCGGCGCGGCATCACCGGCCTGTCGGACATCGTCACGCATACGGCGTTGCTGCCGCCCGGCGACAAGTACCAGACCAACCAGGCCCTGTTCATCGGCTTCGACCTGCCGGGCGCGTCGTGGGACTACCCGGACGGCACCTGGGCCAGGCGCGAGGAGGTCATAGCCGAGCACGTGCGCTGGCACCAGGGCATGCTCTACTGGCTGGCCAACGACCCGTCGCTGCCGGAGTCGTTCCGCGCCGACACGCGCACCTTCGGGCTGCCGGCCGACGAGTTCGCCGACAGCCCGTACGGCGCCGGCTTCCCGCACGCCCTGTACGTCCGCGAGGGCCGCCGCCTGATCGGCCAGTACGTCCTCACCCAGCACGACCTGCGCATCCCCGGCAACACGAAGGCCACCCCGGTGTGCTGCTGGAAGTACGGCATCGACTGCCACATCGTCCAGCTCTACCCGGAGGGGGAGCACACGATCGCGGGGGAGGGGCCGCCCAGCGGCACCGAGTACAACGAGCCGGCCGACCTCTACCAGATCCCCGCCGAGTGCCTGTTCCCCGCCCGCGGCGGCATCGAGAACGTGGCCGTGCCCGTCTGCTTCTCCGCCAGCCACGTCGCCTGCCTGTCGGCCCGCATGGAGCCGAACTACGGCATGCTCGGCGAGGCCGCCGGCGAGCTGGCCGCCCAGTCCCTGCGCACCGGGCGGGCCGTGCAGGACTACCGCTACCCCGACCTGGCCGCCGCCCTGGAAGAGCACGGCAGCGTGCTCTCCCTGCCCGGCCTGGAGCCCGCGCCATGA
- a CDS encoding extracellular solute-binding protein, with translation MSDARHSRRQFLQLTGSTALLAASGGLLTACGPSSPQASPQAGTRKAVMPAYVPSGLVKPDLPATAEGVLAAYYSYPAEPVTAFTGKPGEGLGEVKVLTNMFNPVPPGPDANRFWQELNTRLGATLNVTMAPGVPASAYVSKLSTVIASGDLPDILMLSATLANRSQILTRLCADLSDLVSGDAVKSYPFLANIPRDSWLATAYQGGVYAIPIPRAIVGTIMFARSDLIAERGLSGELKSYDDFLALARGLTDPAKNRWAFGSAKGVITYVGTMLGVPNTWAEQGGRFTSEHEAEGRKEAIARTAEMVKAGLFHPDAIGGKLNLRDLFGNGTIALNSDGYAAWDILADTYKVDVGALVSPGPARAGQAHFAITAFKKAGRDRLAKLLRVCDWLSAPLGTSEYMFRKFGVEGTHYTMKDGAPEPTSLGKAEVKLPLEYVADAPHVLGPRPRERVDAQRAYQERVVPAIVRNPAAALYSDTAVNKGGTLTKIIDQAELDIVSGRKPVSHWDEVVKQWRAQGGDQIRRDYETALAKGD, from the coding sequence ATGTCTGACGCGCGTCACAGCAGGCGCCAGTTCCTCCAGCTCACCGGGAGCACCGCTCTGCTGGCCGCCTCGGGCGGCCTGCTGACGGCGTGCGGCCCGTCCTCACCCCAGGCGAGCCCGCAGGCCGGGACCCGCAAGGCGGTCATGCCCGCGTACGTCCCGTCCGGCCTCGTCAAACCCGACCTGCCGGCCACCGCCGAGGGCGTGCTGGCCGCCTACTACTCCTACCCCGCCGAGCCCGTCACCGCCTTCACCGGCAAGCCCGGCGAAGGGCTGGGCGAGGTGAAGGTGCTGACCAACATGTTCAACCCGGTGCCACCCGGCCCGGACGCCAACCGGTTCTGGCAGGAGCTGAACACCCGGCTCGGCGCCACGCTGAACGTCACCATGGCGCCCGGCGTGCCCGCGTCCGCCTACGTGAGCAAGCTGTCCACCGTCATCGCCAGCGGCGACCTGCCCGACATCCTCATGTTGTCTGCCACCCTGGCCAACCGCTCGCAGATCCTCACCCGCCTGTGCGCCGACCTCAGCGACCTCGTCTCCGGCGACGCCGTCAAGAGCTACCCGTTCCTCGCCAACATCCCGCGCGACTCCTGGCTGGCCACCGCCTACCAGGGCGGTGTCTACGCCATTCCCATCCCGCGCGCCATCGTCGGCACGATCATGTTCGCCCGCTCCGACCTCATCGCCGAACGCGGCCTGAGCGGCGAGCTCAAGAGCTACGACGACTTCCTCGCCCTGGCCAGGGGCCTGACCGACCCGGCGAAGAACCGGTGGGCCTTCGGCAGCGCCAAGGGCGTCATCACGTACGTCGGCACCATGCTCGGCGTCCCCAACACGTGGGCCGAGCAGGGCGGCAGGTTCACCTCGGAGCACGAGGCGGAGGGCCGCAAGGAGGCCATCGCCAGGACCGCCGAGATGGTCAAGGCCGGCCTGTTCCACCCCGACGCCATCGGCGGCAAGCTCAACCTGCGCGACCTGTTCGGCAACGGCACCATCGCGCTCAACTCCGACGGCTACGCCGCCTGGGACATCCTCGCCGACACCTACAAGGTGGACGTCGGCGCGCTGGTCTCACCGGGCCCCGCCCGCGCGGGACAGGCGCACTTCGCCATCACCGCGTTCAAGAAGGCCGGCCGCGACCGCCTGGCCAAGCTCCTGCGCGTCTGCGACTGGCTGAGCGCGCCGCTCGGCACGAGCGAGTACATGTTCCGCAAGTTCGGCGTCGAGGGCACCCACTACACGATGAAGGACGGCGCGCCCGAGCCGACCAGCCTCGGCAAGGCCGAGGTCAAGCTCCCCCTGGAGTACGTCGCCGACGCCCCCCACGTGCTCGGCCCCCGCCCCCGCGAGCGGGTGGACGCGCAACGCGCCTACCAGGAGCGCGTCGTGCCCGCGATCGTCCGCAACCCGGCCGCCGCCCTCTACTCCGACACCGCCGTCAACAAGGGCGGCACCCTCACCAAGATCATTGACCAGGCCGAGCTGGACATCGTCTCCGGCCGCAAGCCCGTCAGCCACTGGGACGAGGTCGTCAAGCAGTGGCGCGCCCAGGGCGGCGACCAGATCCGCCGCGACTACGAGACCGCGCTGGCCAAGGGCGACTGA
- a CDS encoding ABC transporter permease, translating to MALDVKSPPARPAAPPRRATPKVSRLRRDGLLLLLGVPGLLVILLFHYVPMLGNVIAFKDYQPFLGIWEAPWTGFENFRVIFNGDPEFLNALVNTVVISLVQIVFVFPVPIALALLLNSLAGVRLKRLAQSILYLPHFMSWVVVVAIFQHMLGNAGLLNTFLRGHDLATLPLLGNPDLFLALITSQVIWKDAGWGTIIFLAALSRVDPELYEASAMDGASKTRQLWHVTLPGIRGVIVLMLILKLGDVLTVGFEQIILQQGMVGTEVSEVLDTYVYTYGVVGGSWGVAAAVGLVKGLVGLVLVLGANKVAHLLGERGLYTK from the coding sequence ATGGCACTCGACGTGAAATCCCCGCCCGCGCGCCCGGCCGCCCCGCCGCGGCGCGCCACCCCGAAGGTCTCCCGGCTGCGCAGGGACGGGCTGCTGCTCCTGCTCGGCGTCCCGGGCCTGCTCGTGATCCTGCTGTTCCACTACGTGCCGATGCTCGGCAACGTGATCGCCTTCAAGGACTACCAGCCCTTCCTGGGCATCTGGGAGGCGCCGTGGACCGGCTTCGAGAACTTCCGGGTGATCTTCAACGGTGACCCGGAGTTCCTGAACGCGCTGGTCAACACGGTCGTCATCTCGCTCGTGCAGATCGTCTTCGTCTTCCCCGTGCCGATCGCGCTGGCGTTGCTGCTCAACTCCCTGGCCGGGGTGCGGCTCAAGCGGCTGGCCCAGTCGATCCTCTACCTGCCGCACTTCATGTCGTGGGTGGTCGTCGTCGCGATCTTCCAGCACATGCTGGGCAACGCGGGCCTGCTGAACACGTTCCTGCGCGGGCACGACCTGGCCACGCTGCCGCTCCTGGGCAACCCCGACCTGTTCCTGGCCCTGATCACCTCGCAGGTGATCTGGAAGGACGCCGGCTGGGGCACGATCATCTTCCTGGCCGCGCTTTCCCGCGTCGATCCCGAGCTGTACGAGGCCAGCGCCATGGACGGCGCCTCCAAGACCCGCCAGCTCTGGCACGTGACGCTGCCCGGCATCCGCGGCGTGATCGTGCTGATGCTCATCCTCAAGCTCGGCGACGTGCTCACCGTCGGGTTCGAGCAGATCATCCTGCAGCAGGGCATGGTCGGCACCGAGGTGTCGGAGGTGCTGGACACCTACGTCTACACCTACGGCGTCGTCGGCGGCAGCTGGGGCGTGGCCGCCGCGGTCGGCCTGGTCAAGGGCCTGGTCGGGCTGGTGCTCGTGCTCGGCGCCAACAAGGTCGCGCACCTGCTGGGCGAGAGAGGGCTCTACACCAAATGA
- a CDS encoding carbohydrate ABC transporter permease yields MIVRTLKGAVVAACCALVILPFLAVLSTSLADQAQVTATGGYVLWPERPSLDAYRAILAGGVVTRALLVSVGVTVVGTLLSLTCITLLAYSLSRPGSLLHRPILLTVLFTLLFAPGMIPMYLTVKQLGLLDSYWSLILPGLAGGFQIIIMRAFFQEIPGELVDAARIDGAGELRILLRVVLPLSKAVIAVVGLFSAVAYWNAFFNAMLYLNDTEKWPLQLVLRTYVVDNSALSVDAADLSGSFLPPPQSMQMAILVLSLVPIAIVYPFLQKHFAKGILIGAVKG; encoded by the coding sequence ATGATCGTTCGTACGCTCAAGGGCGCGGTCGTGGCCGCCTGCTGCGCCCTGGTGATCCTGCCGTTCCTCGCGGTCCTGTCCACCAGCCTGGCCGACCAGGCGCAGGTCACCGCCACCGGCGGCTACGTGCTGTGGCCGGAGCGGCCCAGCCTCGACGCCTACCGGGCCATCCTGGCCGGCGGGGTCGTCACCCGGGCGCTGCTGGTGTCCGTCGGCGTCACCGTCGTCGGGACGCTGCTGTCCCTGACGTGCATCACGCTGCTGGCGTACTCGCTGAGCCGGCCGGGCTCGCTGCTGCACCGCCCGATCCTGCTGACCGTGCTGTTCACGCTGCTGTTCGCGCCCGGCATGATCCCGATGTACCTGACGGTCAAGCAGCTCGGGCTGCTGGACTCGTACTGGTCGCTCATCCTGCCGGGGCTGGCCGGCGGGTTCCAGATCATCATCATGCGGGCCTTCTTCCAGGAGATCCCGGGTGAGCTGGTCGACGCTGCCCGCATCGACGGCGCCGGCGAGCTGCGCATCCTGCTCCGGGTCGTGCTGCCGCTGTCGAAGGCGGTCATCGCCGTCGTCGGGCTCTTCAGCGCGGTCGCGTACTGGAACGCGTTCTTCAACGCCATGCTCTACCTCAACGACACCGAGAAGTGGCCGCTGCAACTGGTCCTGCGCACGTACGTGGTCGACAACAGCGCGCTCAGCGTCGACGCGGCGGATCTGTCGGGCAGCTTCCTGCCCCCTCCCCAGTCCATGCAGATGGCGATCCTGGTGCTGAGCCTGGTTCCCATCGCGATCGTCTACCCGTTCCTCCAGAAGCACTTTGCCAAGGGCATCCTCATCGGCGCGGTGAAAGGCTGA
- a CDS encoding winged helix-turn-helix transcriptional regulator, whose protein sequence is MGKAYNVMAATCPSRTVLHRIGARWTVFIVNALDTRPMRFTELKAHIRGITPKALTETLRAMEYDGLISRTEIPANPPHVEYALTGLGRSLLVPLRAVREWAESHVPDIERARAQADALR, encoded by the coding sequence ATGGGTAAGGCCTACAACGTCATGGCCGCGACCTGCCCCAGTCGCACCGTTCTGCACCGGATCGGGGCGCGCTGGACGGTGTTCATCGTCAACGCGCTGGACACCAGGCCGATGCGATTCACCGAGCTCAAGGCGCACATCCGGGGGATCACACCGAAGGCGCTCACCGAGACGCTCCGCGCGATGGAGTACGACGGTCTGATCTCCCGCACGGAGATTCCGGCGAATCCCCCGCATGTCGAGTACGCCCTCACCGGCCTCGGCCGGTCACTGCTGGTACCGCTGCGCGCCGTCCGGGAATGGGCCGAGAGCCACGTCCCCGACATCGAACGCGCCCGCGCACAGGCCGACGCGCTGCGGTAA